In a single window of the Orbaceae bacterium lpD04 genome:
- a CDS encoding zinc-binding dehydrogenase, protein MFTTALRLYGKNDLRLEKFMLPKLQDDEILAKVICDSICFSTWKEVNQGENHKKVPNDVANNPIIVGHEFCGEIVSVGKKWQTQFKVGEKYVVQANLQLPSLACPGYSFPYIGGEATYIIIPKEVLNQNCLLAYKGKTFFEGALIEPLSCVIGAFNANYHLVEGSYNHKMGIKPNGNLIIMGGMGPMGMLAIDYALHGPINPKRVIVTGRTQSKIDYCQKHYPSETHCEVIYVNVAQFTDLNEQKRHLMQLVDNEGYDDVFIFVPEKELITIGSAILATDGCFNFFAGPQDSQFEATINFYDIHYAFTHYVGTSGGNTDDMREGIKLIEQKKINVNKIVTHILGLDTAAYVTMNQPTISGGKKVIYTQKSLPLIDLPKLISQEQSEPFYIELKKILVKTEGIWSKEAEDYILKYADNIE, encoded by the coding sequence ATGTTTACAACAGCATTACGCTTATATGGCAAAAACGATCTACGTTTAGAAAAATTTATGTTACCTAAGCTACAAGATGATGAAATATTAGCTAAAGTGATTTGTGATAGTATCTGCTTCTCAACTTGGAAAGAAGTGAATCAAGGCGAAAACCACAAAAAAGTGCCAAATGATGTCGCAAATAATCCAATTATTGTTGGCCATGAATTTTGTGGCGAAATAGTGAGTGTCGGTAAAAAATGGCAAACACAATTTAAGGTTGGTGAAAAATATGTGGTACAAGCTAATCTGCAATTACCCTCTCTTGCTTGCCCTGGTTACTCATTTCCATATATTGGCGGTGAAGCAACTTATATTATTATTCCAAAAGAAGTCTTAAATCAAAATTGTTTACTTGCTTATAAGGGTAAAACTTTTTTTGAAGGCGCATTAATTGAGCCTTTATCATGCGTGATCGGTGCTTTTAATGCTAATTACCATCTAGTTGAAGGAAGTTATAATCATAAAATGGGGATTAAACCCAATGGTAATTTGATTATTATGGGGGGAATGGGGCCAATGGGTATGCTCGCAATTGATTATGCTTTACACGGGCCAATTAATCCTAAACGAGTTATTGTAACAGGAAGAACGCAAAGTAAGATTGATTATTGCCAAAAGCATTATCCCTCTGAAACTCACTGCGAGGTGATTTATGTTAATGTAGCACAGTTTACTGATCTTAATGAGCAAAAACGTCATTTGATGCAGCTAGTGGATAATGAAGGCTATGATGATGTGTTTATCTTTGTCCCAGAAAAAGAGTTAATTACTATTGGCTCTGCTATTTTAGCAACCGATGGCTGCTTTAACTTTTTTGCTGGGCCACAAGATAGTCAGTTTGAAGCTACAATCAATTTTTATGATATCCACTATGCATTTACACACTATGTCGGTACTTCTGGTGGTAATACTGACGATATGCGTGAAGGAATTAAATTAATTGAGCAGAAAAAAATTAACGTCAATAAAATTGTTACTCATATTTTAGGATTAGATACAGCGGCATATGTGACAATGAACCAACCCACCATTTCTGGTGGAAAAAAAGTTATTTACACTCAAAAATCATTACCATTAATTGATTTACCTAAATTAATTAGCCAAGAACAAAGTGAGCCATTTTATATCGAGTTGAAAAAAATCTTAGTTAAAACTGAGGGAATTTGGTCAAAAGAAGCGGAAGACTATATATTAAAATATGCTGATAATATTGAATAA
- the coaA gene encoding type I pantothenate kinase, which produces MNNHLSPYMQFNRKEWAALRNAVPMTLSAEELVSLQGINEDLSIEEVSTIYLPLSRLLNYYISHNFTQQAVLSKFLGTHHKVPYIIGIAGSVAVGKSTTARVLKALLASWPEHPKVALVTTDGFLHPNKVLEERNIMNKKGFPQSYDVKKLLQFVSDIKSGVKHVSAPVYSHLVYDIVEGETVEIESPDILILEGLNVLQSPLNSSVANNRVFVSDYVDFSIYVDAEITLLHDWYINRFLNFRAGAFSDPNSYFHHYSQISESDALARAEKIWKSINELNLIENILPTRERASLILTKGFDHRIDSVQLRK; this is translated from the coding sequence ATGAATAATCATTTAAGCCCTTATATGCAATTTAACCGTAAAGAGTGGGCTGCTTTACGTAATGCAGTACCTATGACGTTAAGCGCTGAAGAACTTGTTTCATTACAAGGTATTAATGAAGATTTATCGATAGAGGAAGTCAGTACAATTTATTTACCTTTATCTCGATTGTTAAATTATTACATTAGTCATAATTTTACGCAGCAAGCAGTATTGTCAAAATTTTTAGGTACTCATCATAAAGTGCCGTATATTATAGGAATTGCAGGTAGCGTTGCTGTTGGCAAAAGCACAACAGCCCGAGTATTAAAAGCTCTACTCGCAAGTTGGCCAGAACACCCTAAAGTGGCTTTAGTGACGACAGATGGTTTTTTGCATCCTAATAAGGTGCTTGAAGAACGCAATATAATGAATAAGAAAGGTTTTCCTCAATCATATGACGTAAAAAAGCTACTTCAATTTGTGTCAGATATTAAATCGGGTGTTAAACATGTGTCAGCGCCGGTTTATTCACATCTTGTTTATGATATTGTTGAAGGTGAAACAGTTGAAATAGAAAGTCCTGATATTTTAATTCTTGAAGGACTAAATGTATTGCAAAGCCCACTAAATAGTAGTGTGGCAAATAATCGAGTATTCGTCTCTGATTATGTTGATTTTTCGATTTATGTAGATGCTGAAATAACATTACTACATGATTGGTATATTAATCGTTTTTTAAATTTTAGGGCGGGAGCATTTAGCGATCCTAACTCTTATTTTCATCACTATTCACAGATTTCAGAAAGTGATGCGCTTGCAAGAGCTGAAAAAATTTGGAAAAGTATTAATGAATTAAATCTGATTGAAAATATTTTACCAACACGAGAAAGAGCGAGCTTGATATTAACAAAAGGTTTCGATCATCGTATCGATAGCGTTCAACTTAGAAAATAA
- a CDS encoding Gfo/Idh/MocA family oxidoreductase has translation MIRLAVIGTNWITDKFIEAALQTGQFELSAVYSRHEDSAKIFAQKYMLTTIFTSLEQLAKSPDIDAVYIASPNSLHFEQAKLMLENGKDVICEKPLTSNIEQTKILIKIAKQQQQIIFEALKSYYLPNFERVKQYLPKLGKIRKVCLNYCQYSSRYPLYLAGENPNTFNPAFSNGSVMDIGIYPLNFAIALWGAPNGVSADALRLPSGVDGHGTILMRYNDFDVVILHSKVSNSYLPSEIQGEEGALIIDHLSVAEKVCYQPRDGELQNITLAQNDNQMYYEALKFAELIKQRQINHMGLNNSLISSQLLTEIRQQTGIIFPVDKFQSIS, from the coding sequence ATGATTAGGTTAGCCGTAATTGGTACCAACTGGATCACAGATAAATTTATTGAGGCGGCATTACAAACAGGTCAATTTGAGCTATCCGCGGTCTATTCTCGTCATGAGGATAGTGCAAAAATTTTTGCACAAAAATACATGCTTACAACCATATTTACTAGCCTTGAACAGTTAGCCAAAAGTCCAGATATTGATGCCGTTTATATCGCAAGTCCAAATTCTTTACATTTTGAACAAGCTAAATTGATGCTAGAAAATGGTAAAGACGTAATTTGTGAAAAACCGCTGACCTCAAATATTGAGCAGACTAAAATATTGATTAAAATAGCTAAACAGCAGCAACAAATTATTTTCGAAGCGTTAAAAAGTTATTATTTACCTAATTTTGAACGGGTTAAACAATATTTACCCAAGCTTGGTAAAATCCGTAAAGTTTGCTTGAATTATTGCCAGTATTCTTCTCGCTACCCGCTTTACCTTGCTGGTGAAAACCCAAATACTTTCAACCCTGCTTTTTCTAATGGTTCAGTTATGGACATTGGTATATACCCGCTTAATTTTGCGATTGCCTTGTGGGGTGCACCAAACGGTGTAAGTGCTGATGCACTACGATTACCATCGGGCGTTGATGGTCATGGTACAATTTTAATGAGATATAATGATTTTGATGTGGTTATTTTACACTCTAAAGTGAGTAATTCTTATTTACCAAGTGAAATTCAAGGTGAAGAAGGCGCTTTAATTATTGACCATTTATCGGTTGCTGAAAAAGTCTGTTATCAACCACGAGATGGGGAATTGCAAAATATTACCTTGGCACAAAATGATAATCAAATGTACTATGAAGCATTAAAATTTGCAGAGCTCATTAAACAAAGGCAAATCAATCATATGGGTTTGAACAATTCGCTAATTTCATCGCAGCTATTAACTGAAATTAGGCAGCAAACCGGTATTATATTTCCGGTAGATAAATTTCAGTCAATTAGTTGA
- the ilvA gene encoding threonine ammonia-lyase, biosynthetic has protein sequence MNTSTEKKLTGAEYLKASLCSAVYDVAKVTPLEEMEKISQRLGNNVFVKREDRQIVHSFKIRGAQAMIASLNDEQKKRGVIAASAGNHAQGVALSATKLGINSLIVMPLTTPDIKVEGVKGFGGEVLLYGANFDEAKNKAIELATAQHRTFIPPFDHPLVIAGQGSVAMELLQQNARLDRIFVPVGGGGLAAGIAVLIKQIMPSIKIIAVEAADSACLKAALDAGYPVDLNRVGLFAEGVAVKRIGDETFRLCQQYIDDIVIVDSDEICAAVKDLFDDVRAVAEPSGALALAGLKKYVEQHNIRGENLAHILSGANLNFHTLRYVSERCEIGEKKEALFAVTIPEHKGSFLKFCQLLGGKAVTEFNYRYHNDKSACIFVGVRITNGEIEKEEIIRELTAGGYQVSDLSDDEMAKLHIRYMIGGKPCKAIKEQVYSFEFPESQGALLKFLQTLGTNWNISLFHYRSHGTDYGRVLAAFEIAPNNQAFKSHLAELNYDYHNETDNPSLKFFLTD, from the coding sequence GTGAATACGAGCACAGAAAAAAAACTGACAGGAGCTGAGTACTTAAAAGCATCATTATGTTCTGCAGTTTATGATGTTGCTAAGGTTACTCCGCTTGAAGAGATGGAAAAAATCTCGCAAAGGCTTGGTAATAATGTTTTTGTTAAACGAGAAGATCGACAAATTGTGCATAGCTTTAAGATCCGCGGTGCACAAGCGATGATTGCAAGCCTTAATGATGAACAAAAAAAACGCGGTGTGATCGCCGCGTCAGCCGGTAATCATGCTCAAGGCGTTGCTTTATCTGCAACGAAACTAGGAATTAATTCATTAATTGTCATGCCGCTTACAACACCTGATATTAAAGTTGAGGGCGTAAAAGGATTTGGTGGCGAAGTGCTACTTTATGGCGCTAATTTTGATGAAGCAAAAAATAAGGCTATTGAACTTGCTACTGCGCAGCACCGCACTTTTATTCCGCCATTTGATCATCCATTAGTGATTGCAGGTCAAGGTAGTGTTGCAATGGAACTATTGCAACAAAATGCTAGACTTGATCGTATCTTTGTTCCTGTTGGTGGTGGCGGACTTGCTGCTGGGATCGCGGTATTAATTAAACAAATTATGCCATCGATTAAAATTATTGCCGTTGAGGCTGCTGATTCTGCGTGTTTAAAAGCCGCGTTAGATGCTGGGTATCCTGTTGATTTAAATCGAGTTGGTTTATTTGCTGAAGGCGTTGCGGTGAAACGCATTGGTGATGAAACATTCCGCCTTTGCCAGCAATATATTGATGATATTGTTATTGTTGATAGTGATGAAATTTGCGCAGCGGTTAAAGACCTATTTGATGATGTTAGAGCTGTTGCAGAGCCGTCAGGTGCGTTGGCGTTGGCCGGGCTGAAAAAATATGTTGAACAACATAATATCCGCGGTGAAAACTTAGCACATATATTATCTGGCGCTAATCTTAATTTTCATACACTTCGTTATGTTTCAGAGCGCTGCGAAATTGGCGAGAAAAAAGAAGCTCTCTTTGCAGTCACGATCCCCGAACATAAAGGCAGTTTCTTAAAATTTTGTCAATTACTTGGTGGCAAGGCGGTAACAGAATTCAATTATCGTTATCATAATGATAAGAGCGCGTGTATTTTTGTTGGTGTTCGTATCACCAATGGTGAAATAGAAAAAGAAGAAATTATTCGTGAATTAACCGCTGGTGGTTATCAAGTTTCTGATTTATCAGATGATGAAATGGCTAAATTGCATATTCGCTATATGATTGGTGGTAAACCTTGTAAAGCAATAAAAGAGCAAGTATATAGTTTTGAATTTCCTGAATCACAAGGTGCATTATTGAAGTTTTTACAAACGCTTGGTACTAATTGGAATATTTCTCTATTCCATTACCGTAGTCACGGTACTGACTATGGACGAGTGTTGGCTGCATTTGAAATTGCACCAAACAATCAGGCATTTAAATCACATCTTGCAGAATTAAACTATGATTATCATAATGAAACGGATAATCCATCATTAAAATTCTTTTTGACTGATTAA
- the ilvD gene encoding dihydroxy-acid dehydratase, with product MPKYRSATSVEGRNMAGARALWRATGVKNEDFGKPIIAVVNSFTQFVPGHVHLKDIGQLVAKEIEAAGGIAKEFNTIAVDDGIAMGHGGMLYSLPSRELIADSVEYMVNAHCADAMICISNCDKITPGMLMAALRLNIPVIFVSGGPMEAGKTKLSDQIIKLDLIDAMIQSANPDVSDEDSQKIEESACPTCGSCSGMFTANSMNCLAEALGLALPGNGSLVATHKQREQLFLDAAKHIVSITKRYYEQDDKSVLPRAIASKAAYENAMSLDIAMGGSTNTVLHLLATAQEGEIDFTMSDIDRLSRKVPHLCKVAPSTQLYHMEDVHRAGGVIGIMAELDRAGLLNRDVKNVLGLNLDQTFAQYDIKQTQDEKVKKMYRSGPAGIRTTKAFSQDCYWDTLDDDRQNGCIRDKAHAYSQDGGLATLYGNIAIDGAIVKTAGVAAENLVFKGPAKVFESQEDAVDAILGGKIVAGDVVVIIYEGPKGGPGMQEMLYPTSYLKSMGLGKKCALITDGRFSGGSSGLSIGHISPEAASGGIIGLVKNGDIIDIDIPNRKLALDVSEAELEMRRVAQATRGDKAWTPQNRQRQVSYALKAYASLATSADKGAVRDKTKLGG from the coding sequence ATGCCGAAGTATCGTTCAGCAACATCAGTAGAAGGTCGTAATATGGCTGGTGCACGTGCATTATGGCGTGCAACAGGAGTAAAAAATGAAGATTTTGGTAAGCCGATTATTGCTGTAGTTAATTCATTTACCCAGTTCGTACCTGGGCATGTACATTTAAAAGATATCGGTCAGTTAGTTGCTAAAGAGATCGAAGCTGCTGGCGGAATCGCAAAAGAATTTAATACGATAGCGGTTGATGATGGGATCGCAATGGGTCATGGCGGCATGTTATATTCATTACCTTCTCGTGAATTAATTGCAGATTCAGTTGAATATATGGTCAATGCTCACTGTGCTGATGCTATGATTTGTATTTCTAACTGTGACAAAATCACACCGGGTATGTTAATGGCGGCACTACGCCTTAATATTCCCGTTATCTTTGTTTCAGGTGGCCCAATGGAGGCAGGCAAAACTAAGTTATCAGATCAAATTATTAAGTTAGATTTAATTGATGCGATGATTCAAAGTGCTAATCCGGATGTCTCTGATGAAGATAGCCAAAAAATTGAAGAATCGGCTTGCCCGACATGCGGATCATGCTCAGGTATGTTTACAGCTAACTCAATGAACTGTTTAGCTGAAGCCTTAGGTCTAGCATTACCTGGTAATGGTTCATTAGTTGCAACTCATAAACAGCGTGAACAACTATTTCTTGATGCTGCAAAACATATTGTTTCGATAACTAAACGTTATTACGAACAAGATGATAAGTCAGTATTACCGAGAGCAATTGCTAGTAAAGCTGCTTATGAAAATGCAATGTCACTTGATATTGCGATGGGCGGTTCAACCAATACTGTTCTCCATTTATTAGCAACCGCTCAAGAAGGTGAAATCGATTTTACCATGTCAGATATTGACCGCTTATCTCGTAAAGTTCCTCATTTATGTAAAGTTGCGCCAAGTACACAGCTTTATCACATGGAAGATGTGCACCGAGCTGGTGGTGTAATTGGGATAATGGCGGAGCTTGATCGCGCTGGATTATTAAATCGTGATGTTAAAAATGTACTCGGTTTAAATTTAGATCAAACATTTGCACAGTATGACATCAAGCAAACACAAGATGAAAAAGTTAAAAAAATGTATCGCAGTGGGCCTGCTGGTATTCGAACAACCAAAGCATTTTCGCAAGATTGTTATTGGGATACATTAGATGATGATCGCCAAAATGGTTGTATTCGTGATAAAGCCCATGCTTATAGTCAAGATGGTGGACTTGCAACTCTTTATGGCAATATCGCTATTGACGGCGCAATTGTTAAAACTGCCGGTGTTGCGGCTGAAAATTTAGTCTTCAAAGGCCCAGCTAAAGTCTTTGAGAGCCAAGAAGATGCAGTTGATGCTATTTTAGGCGGTAAAATCGTTGCCGGTGATGTCGTTGTTATTATCTATGAAGGACCAAAGGGTGGGCCTGGCATGCAAGAAATGCTTTACCCAACGAGTTATTTAAAATCAATGGGGCTTGGTAAAAAATGTGCATTGATTACAGATGGGCGTTTTTCAGGGGGATCATCTGGGTTATCTATTGGTCATATTTCACCTGAGGCAGCAAGTGGCGGGATCATAGGCTTAGTCAAAAATGGTGATATTATCGATATTGATATTCCAAATCGTAAATTAGCATTAGATGTGTCAGAAGCTGAACTTGAAATGCGCCGAGTAGCACAAGCAACGAGAGGCGATAAAGCTTGGACTCCACAAAATCGTCAACGCCAAGTATCGTATGCATTAAAAGCTTATGCAAGTTTAGCAACGAGTGCAGATAAAGGCGCTGTACGTGATAAAACTAAATTAGGTGGCTAA
- a CDS encoding DUF1090 domain-containing protein has protein sequence MNKIIKVSFITLAAAISFNALANHQDYDGSTCAGKKSAIQTQIDYAKKANNTYQVKGLEKALSDVNSYCTNSDLEKKYKEKVQDKLNDVQEKQADLKQAQLEGNTKKIAKQQAKLAEKQQELQNAKDTLDGFYKAVKAGQ, from the coding sequence ATGAACAAAATAATTAAAGTGAGTTTTATTACATTAGCGGCAGCTATCTCTTTTAATGCTTTAGCTAATCATCAAGATTATGATGGTTCAACGTGCGCTGGTAAAAAAAGCGCGATACAAACTCAAATTGATTATGCTAAAAAAGCCAATAATACCTATCAAGTAAAAGGCTTAGAAAAAGCATTAAGCGATGTTAATTCTTATTGTACAAATAGTGATCTAGAAAAAAAATATAAAGAAAAAGTACAAGATAAATTAAACGATGTACAAGAAAAACAAGCTGATCTAAAACAAGCTCAGTTAGAAGGTAATACTAAAAAAATTGCTAAACAACAAGCTAAATTAGCAGAAAAACAACAAGAGTTGCAAAATGCTAAAGATACATTAGACGGGTTTTATAAAGCAGTAAAAGCAGGGCAATAA
- the yihI gene encoding Der GTPase-activating protein YihI, giving the protein MIKKKPKQSREEINEKSKQLKRKRKHKGLPSGSRFKNGESDSSKSQKEVHDSRIGSKKAIPLIATKPTNKPAVKKASDTAIKQTPEQELKQLENDPYLEKLLDLIDEGEALTSKQQQDLDRILDRIDALMKLLGYTDEDDDLDDEDDDFATKEDIVGLLKKR; this is encoded by the coding sequence ATGATAAAAAAGAAACCTAAACAAAGTCGCGAAGAAATAAATGAAAAATCTAAGCAACTAAAACGTAAACGAAAACACAAAGGTTTACCTAGCGGCTCTCGTTTTAAGAATGGCGAAAGCGATTCAAGCAAGTCGCAAAAAGAGGTCCATGACTCACGAATTGGTAGTAAAAAAGCAATTCCGTTAATCGCAACTAAACCGACGAATAAACCTGCGGTAAAAAAAGCGTCAGATACGGCTATAAAGCAAACGCCAGAACAAGAATTAAAGCAATTAGAAAATGACCCTTATTTAGAAAAGCTGCTTGATCTTATCGATGAAGGAGAAGCCCTTACTAGTAAACAACAGCAAGATCTTGACCGAATCCTAGATCGCATTGATGCATTAATGAAACTACTCGGTTATACCGATGAAGATGATGATCTTGATGATGAAGATGATGATTTTGCAACTAAAGAAGATATTGTTGGTTTACTAAAAAAACGTTAA
- the rpsI gene encoding 30S ribosomal protein S9 → MADNQYYGTGRRKSSAARVFIKPGSGNIVINQRSLEQYFGRDTARMVVMQPLELLEMVGKFDLYITVKGGGISGQAGAIRHGITRALMEYDETLRPSLRQAGFVTRDARKVERKKVGLRKARRRPQFSKR, encoded by the coding sequence ATGGCTGATAATCAATATTACGGTACAGGTCGCCGAAAAAGTTCTGCTGCTCGTGTTTTTATTAAACCAGGTAGTGGTAACATTGTAATTAATCAACGCTCTTTAGAGCAATACTTTGGTCGTGATACTGCTCGTATGGTTGTTATGCAACCACTAGAGTTGCTTGAAATGGTCGGTAAATTTGATCTTTATATCACTGTTAAAGGTGGTGGTATTTCAGGTCAAGCTGGCGCAATTCGTCATGGTATTACTCGTGCGTTAATGGAATATGATGAAACATTACGTCCTTCATTACGTCAAGCGGGCTTTGTTACTCGTGATGCACGTAAAGTTGAACGTAAGAAAGTGGGTCTACGCAAAGCGCGTCGTCGTCCACAGTTCTCAAAACGTTAA
- a CDS encoding branched-chain amino acid transaminase, protein MATTAKSDYIWFNGEMVKWAEAKVHVMSHALHYGSSVFEGVRCYDTHNGPAVFRHREHMQRLHDSAKIYRMPVSYSVEELMTATRQTLINNNLKSAYIRPLIFIGDVGMGVNPPDGYNTDVIIAAFPWGAYLGEEALDQGIDAMVSSWNRSAPNTIPTAAKAGGNYLSSLLVGNEARRHGYQEGIALDVHGYVSEGAGENIFIVKNGILFTPTLTSAALPGITRDAILTLAKDLNIEIREQTLSRESLYLADEVFMTGTAAEITPVRSIDGIKVGIGRCGPVTKKLQRAFFGLFNGETADKYGWLDFVK, encoded by the coding sequence AACGGCAAAATCTGATTATATTTGGTTTAATGGTGAAATGGTTAAATGGGCAGAGGCTAAAGTTCATGTTATGTCTCATGCATTACACTATGGTTCTTCGGTATTTGAGGGGGTGCGATGCTATGATACGCATAATGGCCCGGCAGTTTTTCGTCATCGTGAGCATATGCAGCGTTTACATGATTCAGCAAAAATTTACCGTATGCCAGTTAGCTATAGTGTTGAAGAATTAATGACAGCAACGAGGCAAACGCTAATTAATAACAATTTAAAAAGTGCCTATATTAGACCGCTAATTTTTATTGGTGATGTCGGCATGGGCGTTAATCCTCCAGATGGTTATAATACTGATGTCATTATCGCGGCCTTTCCTTGGGGAGCTTACCTTGGTGAAGAGGCATTAGATCAAGGCATTGATGCGATGGTTTCATCATGGAATCGCTCGGCACCAAACACGATCCCAACAGCTGCTAAAGCTGGGGGCAACTATTTATCTTCCTTATTAGTTGGTAATGAGGCTCGTCGTCATGGTTATCAAGAAGGTATTGCTTTAGACGTGCATGGTTATGTTTCAGAAGGTGCGGGTGAGAATATATTTATCGTCAAAAATGGCATATTATTCACTCCAACATTAACATCGGCGGCATTGCCTGGCATTACCCGTGATGCGATTTTAACGCTTGCTAAAGATTTAAATATTGAAATTCGTGAACAAACCTTATCACGAGAATCTCTTTATTTAGCCGATGAAGTCTTTATGACCGGAACCGCTGCTGAAATTACGCCAGTACGTAGCATTGATGGTATAAAAGTTGGTATTGGTCGCTGCGGACCTGTAACTAAAAAACTCCAGCGCGCATTTTTTGGCTTATTTAATGGCGAAACCGCTGACAAATATGGCTGGTTAGATTTTGTAAAATAA
- the hemN gene encoding oxygen-independent coproporphyrinogen III oxidase gives MSDAKIIAMAIQENKSDIIWDQELIQKYNYSGPRYTSYPTALEFNEQFSEHDFLKAAQRYPNKPLSLYVHIPFCHKLCYFCGCNKIVTRHRHKVDVYLHVLKQEIINRSALFKHRTVTQMHWGGGTPTFLTDDEISWLMSSLRQSFHFADNAELSIEIDPREITTGTIQHLAKEGFNRLSMGIQDFNPEIQNLINRQQDEDLIESLIGQAKISRFSSISLDLIYGLPKQTVDNFMQTLEKVVKLSPDRLSVFNYAHLPARFAAQRKIKDDDLPSAQEKVKILQSCIEYLTHHGYNYIGMDHFAKPTDELAIAQQKGILHRNFQGYTTQGEADLLGLGVSAISMIGDSYAQNQKELNLYQEQVEKSGHALWKGYTMTEDDKIRRDVIKQLICHFYLDKSVIEERYNIQFDQYFKEDLSLLSTLQQDGLVDNNHDSIVVSAKGRLLIRNICMCFDIYMRKIARQQQFSRVI, from the coding sequence ATGAGCGACGCAAAAATAATAGCAATGGCAATACAAGAAAATAAGTCTGATATAATTTGGGATCAAGAGCTAATTCAGAAATATAATTACTCAGGGCCTAGGTATACATCTTATCCTACCGCATTAGAGTTTAATGAGCAGTTTTCTGAACATGATTTTCTTAAGGCTGCGCAGCGGTATCCAAATAAACCCTTGTCGCTTTATGTACATATACCGTTTTGTCATAAGCTTTGTTATTTTTGTGGTTGCAATAAAATTGTTACTAGACATCGGCATAAAGTCGATGTTTATTTGCATGTGTTAAAGCAAGAGATAATCAACCGCTCGGCACTCTTTAAGCATCGCACGGTTACACAAATGCATTGGGGTGGCGGGACGCCTACATTTTTAACTGATGATGAAATTTCATGGTTAATGTCTAGTTTAAGGCAATCGTTCCATTTTGCAGATAATGCGGAGTTATCAATAGAAATCGATCCAAGGGAAATTACTACGGGTACGATTCAACACCTTGCGAAAGAAGGATTCAACCGTCTTAGTATGGGAATTCAAGATTTTAATCCTGAAATTCAAAACCTAATTAATCGTCAGCAAGATGAGGATCTTATTGAGTCGTTAATCGGGCAAGCAAAAATTAGTCGCTTTTCATCTATCAGCTTAGATTTAATTTACGGCTTACCAAAACAGACTGTAGATAATTTTATGCAAACACTTGAAAAAGTGGTGAAGCTTTCACCCGATCGCTTAAGTGTATTTAACTATGCTCATTTACCTGCTCGCTTTGCCGCGCAGCGTAAAATCAAAGATGATGATCTGCCATCCGCTCAAGAAAAAGTTAAAATTTTACAAAGCTGTATCGAATATCTAACCCATCATGGCTATAACTATATTGGTATGGATCATTTTGCAAAACCAACCGATGAACTTGCTATTGCCCAGCAAAAAGGAATTTTGCATCGTAACTTTCAAGGGTATACAACTCAAGGTGAAGCTGATTTATTAGGCCTTGGAGTATCTGCAATTAGCATGATTGGTGATAGTTATGCACAAAACCAAAAAGAGCTTAATCTTTATCAAGAGCAAGTAGAAAAATCAGGTCATGCCCTATGGAAAGGCTATACGATGACGGAAGATGATAAAATTCGCCGCGATGTGATTAAACAGCTAATTTGCCATTTCTATTTAGATAAATCAGTTATTGAAGAACGTTATAATATTCAATTTGATCAGTATTTTAAAGAAGATCTTTCCCTATTATCAACTTTACAACAAGATGGCTTAGTTGATAATAACCATGATTCAATTGTCGTTTCAGCAAAAGGACGATTATTGATTCGCAATATCTGCATGTGTTTTGATATCTATATGCGCAAAATAGCTAGGCAACAGCAATTCTCACGTGTGATTTAA
- the rplM gene encoding 50S ribosomal protein L13, with product MGTFSAKPETVKRDWYVVDAAGKTLGRLATEIASRLRGKHKAEYTPHVDTGDYIIVINAEKVAVTGKKRTDKMYYRHTGYIGGLKEATFKEMIERHPEQVIEIAVKGMLPKGPLGRAMYRKMKVYVGSEHNHAAQQPQVLDI from the coding sequence ATGGGTACTTTTTCAGCCAAGCCAGAAACAGTAAAACGCGACTGGTATGTTGTAGATGCAGCAGGTAAAACACTTGGTCGTCTTGCAACTGAAATCGCTAGCCGCTTACGCGGTAAGCACAAAGCAGAATATACACCACATGTAGATACAGGTGATTACATTATTGTTATCAATGCAGAAAAAGTTGCTGTAACAGGCAAAAAACGCACTGATAAAATGTACTATCGTCATACTGGCTATATTGGTGGACTTAAGGAAGCGACTTTTAAAGAAATGATTGAACGTCATCCTGAACAAGTTATCGAAATTGCTGTAAAAGGCATGTTACCGAAAGGTCCTCTTGGTCGTGCAATGTACCGTAAAATGAAAGTTTATGTGGGTAGTGAGCACAATCATGCGGCACAACAACCGCAAGTATTAGATATTTAA